Within the Saccharomonospora amisosensis genome, the region CCGAGCTCACCTACGGCACCGCGCGCGCCCAGGGGCTGCTCGACGAGATCATCGCGGCCTGCCTGGACCGGCCGCTGGAGAAGGTGGACAGGGCGGTACTGGACGGGCTGCGGCTGGGCAGCTACCAACTGCTGCGCACCCGCATCCCGCACCACGCCGCCGTGGCGTCCACGGTGGACCTCGTGCGGGAGGAGGCGGGCTCGCACGTGGCAGGGTTCGCCAACGCCGTGCTGCGCAAGGTGTCCGAAAAGGACGAGCAGGAGTGGCTGGCCGAGCTCGCGCCGGACCCCGAGACCGACCCGATCGGGAACCTGGCGCTGCGCACCGCGCATCCGAGGTGGATCGCGCGCGCGTTCGCCGAGTCGCTCGGGGACAAGGGCGCGGAACTCGAGGCCGCGCTGCGCGCCGACGACGCCAGGCCTGCCGTGCACCTGCTGGCGAGGCCGGGGGAGATCAGCGCCGAGGAACTGGCCGCCGTCACGGCGGGCGAGGTGGCACCGTACTCGCCGTACGGGGTGCACCTGCCCGCGGGCACCGGTGACCTGACCGAGTCGGAGCCGATCCGGCAGGGCCTTGCCACGGTGCAGGACGAGGGCAGCCAGCTCGTCGCCGTCGCGGCCACCGAGGTCGGCCTCACCGGCGCAGGTGACAGCAGGTGGCTGGACCTGGCCGCCGGTCCTGGGGGCAAGGCGGTACTGCTCGGTGCGTTGGCCGCGCTGTCGGGAGCCGAACTCGACGCGGTGGAGAAGGCACCGCACCGGGCTCGGCTGGTGCGGCGGGTCACCGAGGGACTGCCCGTGACCGTGCACGTCGCCGACGGCCGCGACCCCGGGCTGGCGGCCGGTTACGACCGGGTGTTGCTGGACGCACCGTGCAGCGGGCTGGGATCGCTGCGCAGGCGACCGGAGGCGCGCTGGCGCAAGGAACCCTCCGACATTCCCGACCTGACCAGGCTGCAGGGCGAACTGCTCGGCTCGGCGATCCGGCTGCTGCGAACTGGCGGTGTGGTCACCTACGTCGTGTGTACGCCGCACCTGGCCGAAACCGAGGGCGTGATTTCCGACGCCGTCCGCAGGAACGACGGCGTGGTCGAGGTGGTCGACGCGCGCGAGTTCTTCCCCGGCGTGCCGGACCTGGGCGAGGGTCCGTACGTTCAGCTGTGGCCGCACCGGCACGGCACGGACGCCATGTTCTGCGCCATGCTGCGCAAGCTGTGACGGCGGCAGGGAAGGCGCTCGGGCTCGTCGCCGCCTCGTGCGGCGGCGTGGAGACCCGGTTGTGCGCCGAACTCGCCGAGCCCGCCGTGCGGCGCGGGTGGCGGCTGGCCGTCACGTTGACCCCTACCGCGGCGCGCTGGCTGGCCGGGACCGGCGAGTTGGACCGGTTGCGGTCGCTGACCGAACTGGAGGTTCGCCACGAACCCCGGCTGCCGGGGCAGCCGCGCCCGCACCCCGACCCGGCGACGTTCCTGTTCGCTCCCGCGAGCGCGAACTCCGTGGCCAAGCTCGCGCTCGGCATCGCGGACAACCAGGCGACCACCGTGCTCGGCGACGCGCTGGGCGAGCCGGGTGTCGACATCGTGGTGGGCTACCAGGTGCGGGACAGCCGG harbors:
- a CDS encoding RsmB/NOP family class I SAM-dependent RNA methyltransferase; translated protein: MTAERRRQDRTRRPAPRKQGPRRPPVHDPARRAAFDVLRAISDRDAYANLVLPELLRERRITGRDAALATELTYGTARAQGLLDEIIAACLDRPLEKVDRAVLDGLRLGSYQLLRTRIPHHAAVASTVDLVREEAGSHVAGFANAVLRKVSEKDEQEWLAELAPDPETDPIGNLALRTAHPRWIARAFAESLGDKGAELEAALRADDARPAVHLLARPGEISAEELAAVTAGEVAPYSPYGVHLPAGTGDLTESEPIRQGLATVQDEGSQLVAVAATEVGLTGAGDSRWLDLAAGPGGKAVLLGALAALSGAELDAVEKAPHRARLVRRVTEGLPVTVHVADGRDPGLAAGYDRVLLDAPCSGLGSLRRRPEARWRKEPSDIPDLTRLQGELLGSAIRLLRTGGVVTYVVCTPHLAETEGVISDAVRRNDGVVEVVDAREFFPGVPDLGEGPYVQLWPHRHGTDAMFCAMLRKL
- a CDS encoding flavoprotein; translated protein: MTAAGKALGLVAASCGGVETRLCAELAEPAVRRGWRLAVTLTPTAARWLAGTGELDRLRSLTELEVRHEPRLPGQPRPHPDPATFLFAPASANSVAKLALGIADNQATTVLGDALGEPGVDIVVGYQVRDSRFCHPAWQGHLDTLSAAGVRTHRLLPGRSWTGLLDLLA